TCGGCACCACGGTGGCGGGCAAGAACCAGACCGGCCTGCTGATGGGCATCCGCCACAAGTTCTGATCGCGCTGCGCGCGATGTGAGTGAAGCAGGGCATCCGCGAGGGTGCCCTTTTTGCATCCGGGTCCCGGGCGGGGCCGCCTTGCCTGCGTGGCGCATTTCGGATCGGCGCCGGTCGCATTCCGGTTCGAATCCCGCGCGCCGCGTGCCTAGACTCCTTGCACATCAACAAGGAGGACGCCCGTGTCAATCTCATCCCATCCACCAAGCGCGGCGTGCCGCGCCCTGCTGGCCATCGCCGCCGGACTCTGTTTCGGCGCCGCGCATGCCGAGACCTGGCCGTCTCGCCCGGTTGTCATCGTCGTTCCGTTCCCGGCCGGCGGCGGCACTGACCTGGTGGTGCGGTCGATCCAGCCGCAGCTGCAGCGGGAACTGGGCCAGCCGGTGGTGATCGACAATCGCAGCGGCGCCGGTGGCACGCTGGGTTCGGGCTACGTGGCGCGCGCCACGGCCGATGGCTACACCGCCGGCGTGGTGACCACCAGCACGCACGCGGTCAGCGTGGCGCTCTATCCGAAGCTGACCTACCATCCGGCGAAGGACTTCAGCTACGCCGGATTCATCGGTACCTCGCCGTATGTGCTGGCCGTCAACAACCAGTTGCAATCGGCCGATGTCAAGGCGCTGCTTGCCCGGCTCAAGGCCGGCAAGACGCAATTCAGCTTCGGCTCGGTGGGCGTGGGCACGGTCTCGCACCTGATGGGCGAGCAGTTCCAGAAGCTGGCCGCCGTGCCGCTGACGCACGTGCCTTACCGTGGCGCCTCTCCGGCCTATACCGACCTGATCGGCGGCCAGGTGCAGCTCATGTTCGACAACCCGGTGGGCCTGGCGCCGTACATCAAGGCGCACAAGATCACGGCCATCGCCACCACCGCGCCCACGCCGCTGCTGGCCGAGGTGCCGACGTTCGCCAGCCAGGGCGTGCCCGGCTTCGAGCAGCAGCTCTGGTATGGCATTGCGTTCCCCAAGGGCACGCCGGCACCGGTGGTGGACCGCTTCAATGCCGCGCTGAACAAGGTGCTGGGCGACAAGGCCGTGGCCGACGACCTGGCATCGAAGGGCGTGACGGCGCGGCCTGGCACGCCGGGCGCGCTGCAGGCCACGGTACAGAAGGACATCCCCTATTGGGGGCGATTGCCAAATCGGTAGGAGCCACAGGTGAGTAATGTCAGCTTGATCCGCGTGTTCGTGCGCGATGGCCGGGGCGGCAACCCGGTGCCGCTGGTGGTGGATGCACAGGGCATGGGCGCGGCGGCGATGCAGGCGGTTGCCGCCGAGTACGGGCATGAGTCGGCCTTCGTGCTGCGCAGCTCCATCGGCTGCGACTGGCGCATACGCTTCTTCGTCCCGCAGCACGAGATGGAGATGTGCGGCCACGCCACCGTCGGCACGCTGTGGGCGCTGCGGCAATGGGGGCACTGGACCACGCCGACCGCCCGCATCGAGACGCTCAGCGGCGTGGTGCATGCCAGGTGGGACGACACGCTGCAGCGGGCATGGATCTCGCAGCCGGCGGTGCGCACGCAGGCGCTCGATGCGCAGGCCAGTGCCCCCGTGGCGGCGCAGCTGCGCTTGCCGACAGGCGCTTGGACGATGACCAACGCCGCCACCAGCCGCGTGAAGACGCTGGTGGCGTTGCCTTCGGTGGCAATGCTGGATGCCCTGCAGCCCGACTTCGCCACGATGGAAACGCTCTGCGAGTCGATTGGCTCGACGGGGCTCTATCCGTACGCGATAGGCGCGTCGCAAGCGGACGGCCGGCGCATCGTGCATGCGCGGCAGTTTCCCAAATCGTCGGGCTATCCCGAGGACGCCGCCACGGGCATTGCCGCTGCCGCGCTGTGGGCTATCTGGCCGGCGAGGGTTGCCTTGGCAACAGCCCCGATGCATCGATTGCGGTGTGGCAGGGCGATGCCATGGGCAGTCCCTCCGAAATCCTGGTGGCACCGCGCTTCGACGAGCACGGCGCGGCGGACGGCTGCTGGCTCAGTGGCGAGACCGCCTGGGGTGCGCCATGAACACGCTGGAATCGCCGGAATCCCGAGTCGCCGCGGCAGGTTTCGCGCTGCCGCAGGTGTCGGCGCCCCAGGGCCACTACGCGCCGTTCTGCAGCGTGCCGTTTGGGGATGCCCGATGGGTGTCGGTTTCCGGCCAGGTCTGCCGGCGTGCTGGCGTGGCCATGGCTGGGCAGTGCCGGACCGACGACGACCTGGCGCCTGCGCGGCAAGCGGCGGAAGTGTCGATGCTCAACGCATTGGCGGCGCTGCGGCTGGCGTGCGGCGGCGAGCTGTCGCGGGTGCTGCAGGTGGTGCGGCTGCGTGGGTTTGTCCGCGCCACGGACTCCTTTACGCGGCATCCGGCGGTGCTCGACGCCGCATCGGCCGTGCTGCGCGTGGCATTCCCCGATCAGCCGCTACCGGCGCGCAGCGCACTGGGCGTGGCCAGCCTGCCGGACTGCGCATGGACCGAAATCGAGGTCGAAGCCATCGTAGCCAAAGCTTGAGGCGGCGGATCGCCCAAGCCTACGCCGGCACCTCGCGCAGCAGCCGGTGCAGATGGCCGCTGGAGGCAAAGCCAAGCTGCACGCTGACGGTGGCGGCCGGGCGGCCGGCCGCGATCAGCGCCCGGGCGTGGGCCGCCAGCAGGCGCCGCCGGATCGCAACGGGCGTGGTGCCGAATTCGATCTGGCACGCGCGCTGCAGTTGGCGCACGGCGACACCCAGTTCGCTGGCCACGGCATCGATCGATGGCAGGGGCCGATCGCATTCCAGTGCCTGCGTGAAGCGCCCGATCATGCGGTGGGCAATCGAAGCCGGTTCGTCCGGCAGCGCCAGCGGCGGACTCGTGACGATCTGCTCGACGACGGCGCGCACCAGCCACGACGCACTGGCCGTGGACAGCGCGGGGGCCAGCAGTGCTTCGAGCATGGCAA
This region of Cupriavidus sp. EM10 genomic DNA includes:
- a CDS encoding helix-turn-helix domain-containing protein, which encodes MLLWPRMGRLRTIWDAPADASEAAASRYAATLVRGAAVLLPASTSHLTASEHRQQQHGELYLPPDRMPARRYGAIRLDGPTVAMLEALLAPALSTASASWLVRAVVEQIVTSPPLALPDEPASIAHRMIGRFTQALECDRPLPSIDAVASELGVAVRQLQRACQIEFGTTPVAIRRRLLAAHARALIAAGRPAATVSVQLGFASSGHLHRLLREVPA
- a CDS encoding tripartite tricarboxylate transporter substrate binding protein, with amino-acid sequence MSISSHPPSAACRALLAIAAGLCFGAAHAETWPSRPVVIVVPFPAGGGTDLVVRSIQPQLQRELGQPVVIDNRSGAGGTLGSGYVARATADGYTAGVVTTSTHAVSVALYPKLTYHPAKDFSYAGFIGTSPYVLAVNNQLQSADVKALLARLKAGKTQFSFGSVGVGTVSHLMGEQFQKLAAVPLTHVPYRGASPAYTDLIGGQVQLMFDNPVGLAPYIKAHKITAIATTAPTPLLAEVPTFASQGVPGFEQQLWYGIAFPKGTPAPVVDRFNAALNKVLGDKAVADDLASKGVTARPGTPGALQATVQKDIPYWGRLPNR
- a CDS encoding RidA family protein, with protein sequence MNTLESPESRVAAAGFALPQVSAPQGHYAPFCSVPFGDARWVSVSGQVCRRAGVAMAGQCRTDDDLAPARQAAEVSMLNALAALRLACGGELSRVLQVVRLRGFVRATDSFTRHPAVLDAASAVLRVAFPDQPLPARSALGVASLPDCAWTEIEVEAIVAKA